A window from Mustela erminea isolate mMusErm1 chromosome 17, mMusErm1.Pri, whole genome shotgun sequence encodes these proteins:
- the SLAMF1 gene encoding signaling lymphocytic activation molecule isoform X3 yields MDPKRLLSLNFLLFLSLAFELSCGTGESLLNCPEIPGQLGSSVLLPLASGGINKSMNKSVHVLVTRAESPGNSVKKKIASLDLPEGGSPRYLENGYTFHLENLSLGILESRKENEGWYFMTLEENFSVRHFCLQLKLYEQVSTPEIKVLNLTRGNGNCSLTLACGVEKGDYVVYNWSEEVATDPLTPANNSTHLLHLNLGAQHVNNVYVCTVSNPISSRSRTFTPKSQCRLESFESTQWGLYAGLFIGGIVGVILVLEVVILLLRRRGMCLTIKRFVSDSAVNGEPLRTGKANQYQPTMEAKSLTIYAQVQKSGFAKE; encoded by the exons GTGAGAGCTTGCTGAACTGCCCAGAGATACCTGGGCAGTTGGGAAGCAGTGTGCTGCTGCCCTTGGCATCCGGAGGCATAAATAAGAGCATGAACAAAAGCGTCCATGTCCTTGTCACCAGAGCAGAATCACCAGGAAACAGTGTCAAGAAGAAAATAGCTTCCCTGGATCTGCCCGAAGGGGGGTCTCCGCGCTATCTGGAAAATGGCTATACCTTTCATCTGGAAAACCTGAGTCTGGGGATCctggaaagcaggaaggaaaatgAGGGCTGGTACTTCATGACCCTGGAGGAGAACTTTTCAGTTCGACACTTTTGTCTGCAGCTGAAGCTCTATG AGCAGGTCTCCACTCCGGAAATTAAGGTGTTGAACTTGACCCGGGGGAATGGGAACTGCAGCTTGACACTGGCCTGCGGCGTGGAGAAGGGGGACTATGTGGTTTACAACTGGAGCGAGGAAGTGGCTACTGACCCTCTGACCCCAGCCAACAACAGTACTCACCTCCTGCATCTCAACCTTGGCGCTCAGCATGTCAACAACGTCTACGTCTGCACTGTGAGCAACCCCATCAGCAGCCGCTCACGGACCTTCACCCCGAAGTCCCAGTGCAGACTGGAATCTTTCG aatcaaCACAATGGGGACTTTATGCTGGGCTGTTCATAGGGGGCATCGTTGGTGTCATCTTGGTTCTCGAGGTGGTAATATTGCTGTTGAGAAGAAGAGGTATGTGTCTGACAATAAAGAGATTCGTATCAGACTCTGCGGTAAATGGGGAACCTCTCCGCACAG GTAAAGCAAATCAATACCAGCCAACAATGGAAGCAAAAAGCCTTACTATTTATGCCCAAGTCCAGAAATCAGGG tttgccaAGGAATAG
- the SLAMF1 gene encoding signaling lymphocytic activation molecule isoform X5 — protein MDPKRLLSLNFLLFLSLAFELSCGTGESLLNCPEIPGQLGSSVLLPLASGGINKSMNKSVHVLVTRAESPGNSVKKKIASLDLPEGGSPRYLENGYTFHLENLSLGILESRKENEGWYFMTLEENFSVRHFCLQLKLYEQVSTPEIKVLNLTRGNGNCSLTLACGVEKGDYVVYNWSEEVATDPLTPANNSTHLLHLNLGAQHVNNVYVCTVSNPISSRSRTFTPKSQCRLESFESTQWGLYAGLFIGGIVGVILVLEVVILLLRRRGKANQYQPTMEAKSLTIYAQVQKSGFAKE, from the exons GTGAGAGCTTGCTGAACTGCCCAGAGATACCTGGGCAGTTGGGAAGCAGTGTGCTGCTGCCCTTGGCATCCGGAGGCATAAATAAGAGCATGAACAAAAGCGTCCATGTCCTTGTCACCAGAGCAGAATCACCAGGAAACAGTGTCAAGAAGAAAATAGCTTCCCTGGATCTGCCCGAAGGGGGGTCTCCGCGCTATCTGGAAAATGGCTATACCTTTCATCTGGAAAACCTGAGTCTGGGGATCctggaaagcaggaaggaaaatgAGGGCTGGTACTTCATGACCCTGGAGGAGAACTTTTCAGTTCGACACTTTTGTCTGCAGCTGAAGCTCTATG AGCAGGTCTCCACTCCGGAAATTAAGGTGTTGAACTTGACCCGGGGGAATGGGAACTGCAGCTTGACACTGGCCTGCGGCGTGGAGAAGGGGGACTATGTGGTTTACAACTGGAGCGAGGAAGTGGCTACTGACCCTCTGACCCCAGCCAACAACAGTACTCACCTCCTGCATCTCAACCTTGGCGCTCAGCATGTCAACAACGTCTACGTCTGCACTGTGAGCAACCCCATCAGCAGCCGCTCACGGACCTTCACCCCGAAGTCCCAGTGCAGACTGGAATCTTTCG aatcaaCACAATGGGGACTTTATGCTGGGCTGTTCATAGGGGGCATCGTTGGTGTCATCTTGGTTCTCGAGGTGGTAATATTGCTGTTGAGAAGAAGAG GTAAAGCAAATCAATACCAGCCAACAATGGAAGCAAAAAGCCTTACTATTTATGCCCAAGTCCAGAAATCAGGG tttgccaAGGAATAG